The window CGAGCATCTCGCCCATGAGCTCGGTCATGGCCCACATGCCCTTACCGATCTGGGACTTGCCGGACAGGCCGCGGGCCAGGCCGGCGTCGACGTTGGAGTCCTCGTAGGACTGCTTCCAGGTCTCCTTCTGCATGTCGGCCTTGCGGACCATCGGGCCGGCGTACATGGAGGTGTGGATCTCATCGCCGGTGCGGTCGAGGAAGCCGGTGTTGATGAAGGCCAGGCGGTCGGCGACAGCCATGATGCAGGCGTCCAGGTTGACGGAGGTGCGACGCTCCTCATCCATGACGCCGACCTTGAGGGTGTAGCGCGGCAGGCCGAGCAGGTCCTCGACGCGGCCGAAGAGCTCGTTGGTGAAGGCGACCTCGTCCGGGCCGTGCTGCTTCGGCTTGACGATGTAGATGGAGCCGGTGCGGGAGTTGCGCATCGGGTTGCGGACGTCCAGGCCCGGGATGGCGCAGACGACGGTGATGACGGCGTCCATGATGCCCTCGAAGATCTCCTCACCGTCGATGAGGATGGCCGGGTTCTGCATCAGGTGGCCGACGTTGCGGACGAACAGCAGGGAGCGGCCGTGCAGGCGGATGTCGGTGCCGTTGCGGCCGATGAACTCGCGGTCCTGGTTGAGGCGACGGGTGAAGGTCTTGTCACCCTTGGTGACCTCCTCCTTGAGGTCGCCGGTGTTCAGGCCGTACCAGTTGCGGTAGCCGATGACCTTGTCCTCGGCGTCGACGGCGGCGACGGAGTCCTCGAAGTCCATGATGGTGGAGACGGCGGCCTCGAGGACGATGTCCTTGACGCCGGCCTTGTCGTCCTTGCCCACCGGGGTGGACGGGTCGATCTGGATCTCGATGTGGAGACCGTTGTTGCGCAGCAGGATGGAGGCCGGGTCCTCGAGGGTGCCGGTGAAGCCGCGGTAGGCGGTCTTGTCCTGCAGGCGGAACCCCTCGTCGCCGACGTGGGCGGCCAGGTAGCCGTCGGTGATGGAGTAGCGGTCGACGTCGGCGTGGGAGGCGCCGTCCAGCGGGACAGCCTTGTCCAGGAAGTCACGACCCCAGGCGATGACCTTCTTGCCGCGGACCGGGTTGTAGCCCTGACCCTTCTCGGCGCCGTCCTCCTCGGAGATGGCGTTGGTGCCGTAGAGGGCGTCGTAGAGGGAGCCCCAGCGGGCGTTGGCGGCATTCAGAGCGAAGCGAGCGTTGAGGATCGGGACCACGAGCTGCGGGCCGGCGGTGGTGGCGATCTCATCGTCGATGCCGCGGGTGCGGATCTCGCCCTCCTCCGGGGCGTCGACGAGGTAGCCGATCTCACGCAGGAAGGCCTCGTGCTCAGCCGGGTCCGGCTGGCCCGGGTTGGCCTTGAAGTACTCGTCGAGCTGAGCCTGCAGCTCGTCACGACGTGCGAGCAGCTCCTTGTTGCGGGGGGTGAAATCCTTGACGATCTCTGCGAAGCCGGCCCAGAACTCGTCGGCGTTGACGCCCACGGCCGGGAGGACCTCATTGGCGAGGAAGTCGTGCAGGACCTTGGCGACCTGAAGGCCGGCAACTTCGATGCGCTCGGTGGTGTCCTTCGGCTCAGTCTGGGTCATCTGAATGCTCCTTGGATGCTGGGGAATGCGGAATTATTCGCGGCTAGGCGACGCCTCCACCCTAAGTGATTCCAGTCACGGGGTAAACGGTTTCACCAATTTAGCCGTGCACTACCCCTGCGGTGGCAGGTGTCTCTTTGCTGGATTCGGGTATGAATTTAATAGTCAGTGCCGGTACCAGCGCTTTTGTTTTTCTTTCGTTTGTGCAGGCCACGGGGCTGGGGGTAATTCGGGCATCGGGTTGGGTTTGCTTGTGGGATTTGCAAAGTTAGCAAAATCCCCCACTACCCCCGCACACAATTTAGACCCCCCGATCCATTGACGGCACGCACTTTTCCAGGCAACCTGTGAGTCATGCCACCGATTACGGTTTAAGACACCCAAAGGTGGATCCTCCTCCATCCCCACGCCGGCGGCCCGCGAGGTCCCGTCCGGCAACGAAGACAGGAAAGTGAGTCCTCTCTATGACCACTACCGGCCAGGCACGTACTGCAGCTGAAATCCAGAAGGACTGGGACGAGAACCCCCGCTGGGAAGGCATCAAGCGCGATTACACCGCTGAGCAGGTCGAGCAGCTCCAGGGCAACGTGATCGAGGAGCACACCCTCGCACGCCGCGGTGCTGAGATCCTCTGGGAGAAGGTTTCCAAGCGCGACGGCTCCTACATCAACTCTCTCGGTGCTCTCACCGGTAACATGGCTGTCCAGCAGGCCCGCGCCGGCCTGCAGGCTGTCTACCTCTCCGGCTGGCAGGTCGCCGGTGACGCCAACCTCTCCGGCCACACCTACCCGGACCAGTCCCTGTACCCGGCCAACTCCGTTCCGGCTGTTGTCCGTCGCATCAACAACGCTCTGCTGCGTGCCGACGAGATCGCCCGCGTCGAGGGCGACGACACCGTCGAGGACTGGCTGCTCCCGATCGTCGCTGACGGTGAGGCCGGCTTCGGTGGCGCTCTGAACGTCTACGAGCTCCAGAAGGCCATGATCGCCGCTGGTGCCGCTGGTACCCACTGGGAGGATCAGCTCGCTTCCGAGAAGAAGTGTGGCCACCTC of the Corynebacterium humireducens NBRC 106098 = DSM 45392 genome contains:
- the glcB gene encoding malate synthase G; translation: MTQTEPKDTTERIEVAGLQVAKVLHDFLANEVLPAVGVNADEFWAGFAEIVKDFTPRNKELLARRDELQAQLDEYFKANPGQPDPAEHEAFLREIGYLVDAPEEGEIRTRGIDDEIATTAGPQLVVPILNARFALNAANARWGSLYDALYGTNAISEEDGAEKGQGYNPVRGKKVIAWGRDFLDKAVPLDGASHADVDRYSITDGYLAAHVGDEGFRLQDKTAYRGFTGTLEDPASILLRNNGLHIEIQIDPSTPVGKDDKAGVKDIVLEAAVSTIMDFEDSVAAVDAEDKVIGYRNWYGLNTGDLKEEVTKGDKTFTRRLNQDREFIGRNGTDIRLHGRSLLFVRNVGHLMQNPAILIDGEEIFEGIMDAVITVVCAIPGLDVRNPMRNSRTGSIYIVKPKQHGPDEVAFTNELFGRVEDLLGLPRYTLKVGVMDEERRTSVNLDACIMAVADRLAFINTGFLDRTGDEIHTSMYAGPMVRKADMQKETWKQSYEDSNVDAGLARGLSGKSQIGKGMWAMTELMGEMLEAKIGQPREGANTAWVPSPTGAVLHATHYHEVDVFKVQEELKAAGRRDTFHGLLTVPVSPSTEWSAEEIQEELDNNCQSILGYVVRWVEQGVGCSKVPDIHDVDLMEDRATLRISSQLLCNWLVHGVVTEEQILDSLKRMAVVVDRQNEGDPAYLPMAVDFDYSIGFQSAKDLILKGTESPSGYTEPILHAKRREFKERQGIK